The DNA region ttttaaatagttattaaattaaaatttcaaatacttaATTGGAAGGATTAATCACTCACAATATGAAAAACTAAGGTTTGAATCATCACCGAGAGATTTTccccatttaattttttacctaTCTTGAACAAATTTGCTTTTCAAAGAGGGTACTtgttagaaataaaagaaaaagagggaCCTTTGATTGTATTATCCCATAGATGTCTTTTAAATTCAATTGGTTTAAAGTGCAGATATTAATTAGTGATGATATTTACCTTTGAGTCAACTTTCACTAActcaatcatttttaaaattatccatAACTATCACAAACTtccaaatattttataaaaaataataatttgaaaattttaaatcaaagaaaatcaacaaaaagGACTAAATTCGCTTAATTTTAAACATAGAGGgacttaattagttaaaaaaaacaaataaaaaaactaaaatcatacaCAGTCTAAATTAGAGAGGGGCCAAAGTAGTAACTTCAACAATCATAGCTAGGTAGCTGGTCAGCAGAGAAGTGAAAGAGACTATTGATACCCCAAGTTTGTCCTACATGTATAATAGCCAAGCTAATAGAACTTCCATGTGTTTAGCTTTTTATTGCCATtataatttgaagaaattttacCTTCTCTTGAGTGGACCATCATCTCACCATCTGTGTATGGATAgaaattgaattgatttgaGTTAGTCAAAGTTCACCCAAAGGTGACCATCCAAAGATCTTTTCCTAATCTGCACTTTAGACCAATTGAATCTGAAAGACACACCTAAGGGGATAATATAATCATGGGCTCCTCCTAGTTCTTAATAAAGGCACTTCTTGAACTTTGctccatataaaatatattaatgttagAAAAGTTGGGAGTAAAGTACTATTATTAGAGGACTATGATGCATAGATATTCttaaataatgtatttattGGATTCGTATACGAAATTGAATAATCTTTActtgaatatttaaataattagtagTATAATCTCTCTTTTTAGTCATAAATTTTGCATTTATAAGACTTAAAACTTGAATACGAGCTTTAAGATACCAAATTCAGTATCCCTCCAACCAATAATTTATTTGGTTGAAATCGGTATTGATATACTCATCCGGTACAATTCAAATTACATGGACAAAATATGTAATTAAGTGAAGTAATTACCTGCACCAGTCCTGGCATGTTCTTCTAGGTATGGCATGATCCATGTTTGTAACTTTGCGTGGTGAAGATTGATTCTGAGCTGTTCATAACTAAGTTAGGCAGAGGGAATTAGTGACTATTACACTTGGGTCAGTTCAAAGAGATTTGATTCACCAAAAACAAAAGATCAAAGAGATTTGACTTATCCGAGGGACAAATTGCGACTATTACACGAGTAAGGCTGCACTGCATGCTTATGGTTACAATGGAATCACTTAAAGTGAAATTGTTTAAAAAGATGGTAGCAAAACCAAATAACAAAACAATGactttgattaaaattagaacCATCTCAACTACAAGGATCAAATAGAGAGCTTATTAATAAATGTAACTTTGAAGGGACAAAACAATAATAGAATGAACTCGCGTTATTGTAATAATAGATCTTTAATTGCAAAAACTCCACTTGCAGTTTAAATCCTTGCATAATTGAAGAGACAcacaataatatatttgatttatacATCATATTATTGGTTTATCATCAAGCAGAGTGCCAAGTTATTAACTAACATATTGGACCAGTTTTATATTCTGCCACACAATAaaggggaaagaaaaagaaaagaacaaagcaaaggaaaagaataataataataataacactaacaataataataagtcCTATAAAACAGTAAAAAGAGAAGCATATAATAGAGAAAGGCAACTCACACACATCAGCACCATCATTACAATGATCACTAACCATCCCACATATTGAGCCTAAATTCCAAACAATTCCATTCCTCCTTTATTACTTTGTTTTCAACCATCTGCCCCACCTTTTCCCCTCCCTCTCTTCTTGCTTGCACCCTCCTACACACCATGTCTCCTTTCTCAAACCCtctctttctttgtttctcacACACTTCACAtagtatataaatatacatatatttttattcacatGATGACTAGCACACGAAAGACCTTTTTCTCCAAAGAGCACTCACCATCTCTAGTTTATGATATCTTCATTTCTCTCTAGCTGTTGCAAAGGAAGAACAAGTCTTATTTGGGAACCACATTgaagaagaagtaagaaagaGGAAGTAGTACCAAAGCAGAAGAAAAACAAGACTGAAGATGGAAAGAAGTGTATATTACTATGTGCTACTTCTTGTATTTGGTCATTTCCTTTGTTCAGGtaaatttccttttatatttCTTTGACTATGTgtgcttcttcacttttgttCATTTTCCTCCCTCATATCTATTCTGCTATggatatatacttatatatatagacaAGTTGCTTCTGGTTTAAGATTATGCTTCTCAATGCTCTCACTCTAtgtttctcattttcttctgtTTCTAGAATTACTTCCTTTTGTATtctttatcttgtttttttggCATATTATTATCTGCTTTTCTCTTTTAGTCATAGATTCTTTGGACCACCAGGATATGTTTTTGAATTCTGTAACCCCAAGATGCATTTTCCTGCACCTGAGTTTGGCATCTCAattgctttattatttttttcccctaTTGTTGTTGTTCAAGTTGAATAAATATACATGTTGGACCAGTTGAGTGCAATTATCATATCCAAATTTATTTGTCCCTCCATCATGTTCATTATGTTGCACTATAGTGTACCAATTGAGCACTTTATtctattcattaattattttttaaagtagtaATAACAATGATAGTTTAAAATGCTGTGTCCTTATAGTAGTTTGGTTGGTTATTTTATATGGCTTGTTTAGCTGAATTTCAACCATTTCTTGCAATCAATCATATAGAGTTGTATTCCACACCGTAATTTAAGTTAATATAAGAACTGCAGTATTTCACATGTAGTTGTTGTATTCAATCTTTCTTCAGTTCCACCGTTTCCTGAAAAGATGCAAGGGCCCAGCTTTTTTGGCTCATGTCTCAATGCAAAAGATACCCTACTTGTCTCTAGTGGCTTTTCTAGATTCACTGTCATATAACATGTGGGcttttaaaacaataagaaGGGTAAAGGGCATaataattagtttcaatgcaacTGTGCAAAATTTTGAATAggacattttttatttcatgccAAGTTGAATGCTATAGGAACAATTTTAATCCATCTATAGCACTTTTACGCCCTCTAAAAAATTCCtgatatttgatttaaaatccATTTCTCTTTAAGAGCAACTCTATCATAAGAGTAGGTTGAGTTGGAAGCTATGGTGTGAGAACGGTTCTTACATAAAAGAACCGGTTCTTAatgttaaaatatcatttttctaGCATAAAGTATAAAAGTGTGGAGTAATATGTGAGacctattttcaattttttaaattgttttataccATTAGAATAAACAGTTGTTGAAATTCTTAATTCTGATCTGACACAATAGGACTCATCAAAGTGAAGATCTAAAGAGAAGATACACTACTGGAGATGCGCATACTTATGGacataaaataatgtaataataatCATACATAACCTTACTTCTAAATTGTTATTTCAAACACAGGTTCAAGTAGGACACAGAAGGAAGCAGCAAGACATATGAATGTACTAAGGCATAATGAAGAGAAACAACATGAATTTACAGCCTCAAAGTCCACCACTCAAAGGGACATCACCACACCAATCACTACAATTCCCAACTTAGTTCCCATCACTTCAACAAATCCAATCCTGAATCCTAATTCCAACCCTGATACAGTCTCTCCAGCCTCCACACTCCCAATCACAACTCCTACCATGCCAAACAACTCTCCAGTGTCCTCTTCAGGTGCAAGCTGGTGCACTGCAAGCCCAACATCCTCACAAAGAGCCTTACAAGTGGGATTGGACTATGCTTGTGGATATGGTGGCACTGATTGTTCTGCAATTCAACCTGGTGGGAGCTGCTACTTCCCAAACTCTGTCAGAGACCATGCTTCTTATGCCTTCAATAAGTATTATCAGAAGAATCCTGTTCCTAATAGCTGCAATTTTGGTGGAGCTGCTGTCATCACTAGCACCAATCCAAGTAGGGCCTCTACTGTTATGATTCTTAATGTTATGACCTTACTCCTTAGAAGACTATTGgaattgttttgtttgatttgagaaaataatttttcaaataattatgaaaatactatttttcttaTGAATAAATAGCTTATGCAATAACTGTGTAAAGTAAATGTCATATAATTACAACTtatcatgtatgataagtttattaatttttacaataattttttaaaaaattgtacctATCATGATTTTGATTAGCTAATAGTGTAAGAATTTTACTGTACATATACTgtatttgtttctttgttttatttcttattttcaaagCTTTGCATAGAAAATGGTGCAcaacaaaatgataattttaccaTTTC from Glycine soja cultivar W05 chromosome 8, ASM419377v2, whole genome shotgun sequence includes:
- the LOC114423916 gene encoding glucan endo-1,3-beta-glucosidase 12-like isoform X1 produces the protein MERSVYYYVLLLVFGHFLCSGSSRTQKEAARHMNVLRHNEEKQHEFTASKSTTQRDITTPITTIPNLVPITSTNPILNPNSNPDTVSPASTLPITTPTMPNNSPVSSSGASWCTASPTSSQRALQVGLDYACGYGGTDCSAIQPGGSCYFPNSVRDHASYAFNKYYQKNPVPNSCNFGGAAVITSTNPSTGACQYASTSISSSVLNTTNTSGANVFGSVPVPKNPSASVAAAATSARFVQFCLILWSLAMLDKNYL
- the LOC114423916 gene encoding glucan endo-1,3-beta-glucosidase 12-like isoform X2, producing the protein MERSVYYYVLLLVFGHFLCSGSSRTQKEAARHMNVLRHNEEKQHEFTASKSTTQRDITTPITTIPNLVPITSTNPILNPNSNPDTVSPASTLPITTPTMPNNSPVSSSGASWCTASPTSSQRALQVGLDYACGYGGTDCSAIQPGGSCYFPNSVRDHASYAFNKYYQKNPVPNSCNFGGAAVITSTNPRTKKVPLSDARSQAFFFFYFIRERISKASYILSISKVLGHVNMHPLVLVHQS